TGGGTTTCATAGAATCCTCGCTGATTATTCCAATTCGACCAGGACCTGGCCGCCTTGAACGGGGTCGCCGGCGTTGACGTTTACCTTGCTGATTTTTCCGTCCCGGGGGGAAGTGACCACGGTTTCCATTTTCATAGCTTCCAGCACCAGCAACACGTCGTTGGCTTGAATTTGTTGGCCCACTTGGGCCGAGACGCGAACGACCACGCCGGCCATTGGGCTACGGCATACTTTGCTTTCGTCGGCGACGGTTTCGGAAGTTTTTTGGGCGGGCGGGGCGGTGGATGGGACTTGCGTGAGCGGCGCGCGGGCTTTTTCCAGCGGCGGAACGTAGCTGGGACGCGGCTGCTCCGGCTCGGTTGCCTCGACATCCACCTCATACATTTTGCCATCGATGGTGACTTTGATTTTCACTGGCGTCTCCTAACGCTGAACTGCAATGCGATGCGAGGCTTGAATGGTCACGCGGCCTTGTTGTCCCCAGGGATGACTGTGCAGCAGGCGGATTTGCCGAATATGGGGCTGGACGCCCAGATACGCTGCGATGGCGGCGCTGATGGCGATGACCAGTTCGTCGGTGAGGGCATCGTGCTGCTGCTTCAGTTCTTTGCGAGGCGGGGGATTGGCGGCGGCCGTGGGAGGTGGCGTTTTTCCGGCCGCAGCCAGTTTTTCCAGCGCTGCGGTTCGCTCAGTGAGGCGGGCCACTTCCTGGCGGAGCGCTTCGACCGATTCGGCAAGCTGCGCGATGTCGGCGGCATCCGATTTCGCGGCTTTTGCTGTTTGTGGTGCGTTTGGCATACGAATGGTGTGTGTCACGGCGCTTTTGGGACTTAAAACACCTAATCCATGGACCAACCGCTGGGCAAGCCCAGCGGCTAAATCACTGGCCGGTTCATATTATTGGATGCTTTTACAGAGGGATTAAGCCATGTTTTTTGGGGGGCCGATGGTCGCGCTTGTTTTGTAAATACTCTAGGGCTTGCGCCAAATGTTTGCGGGTGTTGGCCGGCTCGATGATGTCGTCCACCAGCCTGCGGCCGGCGGCGATGTAGGGGGAAGCAAAGGCGGTGCGGTATTGCTCGATCAGCTCAGCGCGCCGGGCGGCTTTGTCGGCGGCCTCTTGCATTTCTTTGCGAAACACAATTTCGACGGCTCCTTCGGCTCCCATGACGGCGACTTCGGCAGTGGGCCAAGCAAAGGCACAATCGGCGCCGAGGTCTTTGGAGCACATGGCCACGTGCGCTCCGCCGTACGATTTCCGCAAGATGACTTGAATTTTGGGGACCGAACTGGCCGAATAGGCAAACAACAGCTTGGCGCCATTGCGGATGATGCCGCCGTATTCTTGCTGAACGCCGGGCAGGTAGCCCGGCACATCGACAAACGTGACAATCGGCACGTTGAAAGCGTTGCAAAAACGGATGAAGCGGGCTGCTTTGTTCGCCGCGTTGATGTCGATGGCGCCGGACAGGACCGCCGGTTGGTTGGCGATGACGCCGATGGAGCGGCCCAAAATTCGGGCAAAACCGACGACCATGTTCATCGCATAACCGGCCTGGACTTCCAGAAAATCGCCGCGGTCGACAATTCCGGCGATTACGCTGCGCACATCGTAACCCTGCTTGGGATCGACGGGGACCAAATCGTTCAGCGCCACATTGGGGTCGACATTGTTCTCCGAAGGCAAACGGGGCGGTTCTTCCAAATTATTTGAGGGCAAAAAGCTGAGCAGCCGGCGGCACAAATAAACCGCCTCGTTGTCGTCCTCGGCGACGAAGTGGATGACGCCGGAGTGCGCCATGTGCGACTCGGCGCCGCCGAGGGCTTCGGCCGAGATTTCTTCGCCGGTAACCTGCTTGATGACCTGCGGGCCGGTGATGAACATTTGGGCTTGGCGCGTTTGAATGACAAAATCGGTCAGCGCGGGGGAGTAGGCCGCTCCGCCGGCGCAGGGGCCGCAGATTAACGAAATTTGGGGCACGGCGCCCGACAGCAGGACGTTGGCGTAAAACACCTGGCCGTAGCCGGAGAGCGAATCGATGCCTTCCTGCACGCGGGCGCCGCCGGAATCGTTGATGAAGACGAATGGGCTGCCGGTTTTCAGCGAGCGCTGCATGACTTCGGCCACTTTGAGCGAATGGACTTCGCCGGCCGAACCGCCCATGACGGTAAAATCCTGGCTGGCCAGGTGGATTAAGCGACCGTCGACCGAAGCGGCGCCGGTGACAACGCCATCGGCGGGAATTTCCTTGTCGGCCAGGCCGAAATTGACCTGCCGATGCTGGGCGAACAGACCGAATTCCTCGAAGCTGTCAACATCGACCAGCGCGGAAATACGTTCACGGGCGGTCAGCTTGCCTTGCTGCTTTTGCTTGGCCAGCCGGTCGGCGCCGCCGCCTTGCTCCAATTGCTGGCGCTTTTCGCGGAGCACATCCACCAGAGCGGTCATGGTTTTTGTTTTTTTGGCGGTCATCGGAATGCTTTCTGTGGTGCGATTTGGTTTGGCGGCGTGCCGCGGCGATGGATCGGAAGGGGCGGCTCGGCGGATGGCGTGCGTCTGGATCGTTTGTTTCAATTCATGGGGATGGGTTCAGGCGGGTTCGACCACAACGTGATGCGTTTTGTCGCCGACTTTGACGTTGTAAGTGACCCGCGTCGATACCGGAGCCTTTCCGTTGCCGGCTTTCGCAGCGGTGGCTTTTGAAGCAGTGTCCGCGGCGGGCGTTTTGGCGGCTGGGTTTTTAGCGACACTCTTGGGGCCTTCTGCACGGTGTTCGAAAAACTTGGCGGCCACTTGTGGGAACATGGCGAAGGTAAGCACATCTTCGTCGGTGCCGTCGCAGCCTTTCAACGCCATGGCTTGGGCGCGCAGCTCGTCCCATTCCGGCTTGAGCAAATCGGCGGGCCGTCCCGTGATGGCTGGCTTTTTGGCGTGTTTGGTGGCGGCTTCGATAACTTGTTGATCGCGGGGACCGATGGTCGTGCCATAATATCCGAGCATCAAGTCGGCGAACTCGCCGGTCAGGACTTTGTAGCGGCCCATCAGCACGTTGAAGACGGCCTGCGTGCCGACAATTTGGCTGGAGGGGGTGACCAGCGGCGGGAAGCCGGCGTCTTTGCGGACGCGGGGAACCTCGGCCAGCACTTCTTGAACGCGGTCGCCTGCGCCTTGCTGGCGGAGCTGACTTTCCATGTTGGAAATCATGCCGCCTGGGATTTGGCTGTCGAAGATGTCGGTTTCGACGCCGAGGATTTTGGATTCGAACTCGGCATACTTGGGGCGCACTTTGGCGAAGTGATCTTTGATTTTTGCCAGCCGAGATTTATCCAACCGCGTGGCGTAGGGAGTACCTTCCAGCATTTCGACCAGGGCCTCGGTGGGATTGTGTCCGGGGCCCAAGCTGAGGGAAGAAATGGAGGTATCGACAATATCGGCGCCGGCTTCGATGGCCTTCATCAAGCTGACCATGGTGACGCCGGTGGTGGAATGCACGTGGACGTGCACCAAGGTATCGTCGCCGCATTTGGCCTTGATGCCGCGCACCAGATCGTACGCGGGTTGAGGCCGCAAAAGGGCGGCCATATCTTTAATGCAGATGGAATTGCACCCCAAATCGCGCAGTTGTTGTGCCAGTTCGACGAACTTGTCGACGGTGTGCAGTGGCGAGACGGTATAGCAAATGGTTCCTTCGGCATGCTTGCCCGTGCGGCGAACGGCATCGAGAGCGCGGCGGAGGTTGCGGACATCGTTAAGGGCATCGAACACGCGGAAAACGTCCATGCCGTTTTCGGCCGATTTGTCGACGAAGCGGTCGACGACGGTATCTTCGTAATGGCGATAGCCGAGCAGATTTTGCCCCCGCAGCAGCATTTGCAAGCGGGTGTTGGGCATCAGTTTGCGGAACGTACGGAGCCGCTGCCAGGGATCTTCGTTCAGGAAGCGAATGCACGAATCGTAGGTCGCGCCGCCCCAACACTCGACGCTCCAATAGCCGGCGCGGTCGAGATCTTCGCAGGCCGGGGCAAGATCTTCCAGGGCCATGCGCGTGGCGAGCAAACTTTGGTGCCC
This is a stretch of genomic DNA from Pirellulales bacterium. It encodes these proteins:
- a CDS encoding acyl-CoA carboxylase subunit beta, with the translated sequence MKQTIQTHAIRRAAPSDPSPRHAAKPNRTTESIPMTAKKTKTMTALVDVLREKRQQLEQGGGADRLAKQKQQGKLTARERISALVDVDSFEEFGLFAQHRQVNFGLADKEIPADGVVTGAASVDGRLIHLASQDFTVMGGSAGEVHSLKVAEVMQRSLKTGSPFVFINDSGGARVQEGIDSLSGYGQVFYANVLLSGAVPQISLICGPCAGGAAYSPALTDFVIQTRQAQMFITGPQVIKQVTGEEISAEALGGAESHMAHSGVIHFVAEDDNEAVYLCRRLLSFLPSNNLEEPPRLPSENNVDPNVALNDLVPVDPKQGYDVRSVIAGIVDRGDFLEVQAGYAMNMVVGFARILGRSIGVIANQPAVLSGAIDINAANKAARFIRFCNAFNVPIVTFVDVPGYLPGVQQEYGGIIRNGAKLLFAYSASSVPKIQVILRKSYGGAHVAMCSKDLGADCAFAWPTAEVAVMGAEGAVEIVFRKEMQEAADKAARRAELIEQYRTAFASPYIAAGRRLVDDIIEPANTRKHLAQALEYLQNKRDHRPPKKHGLIPL
- a CDS encoding methylmalonyl-CoA carboxytransferase subunit 5S gives rise to the protein MSRIVEVTELAPRDGHQSLLATRMALEDLAPACEDLDRAGYWSVECWGGATYDSCIRFLNEDPWQRLRTFRKLMPNTRLQMLLRGQNLLGYRHYEDTVVDRFVDKSAENGMDVFRVFDALNDVRNLRRALDAVRRTGKHAEGTICYTVSPLHTVDKFVELAQQLRDLGCNSICIKDMAALLRPQPAYDLVRGIKAKCGDDTLVHVHVHSTTGVTMVSLMKAIEAGADIVDTSISSLSLGPGHNPTEALVEMLEGTPYATRLDKSRLAKIKDHFAKVRPKYAEFESKILGVETDIFDSQIPGGMISNMESQLRQQGAGDRVQEVLAEVPRVRKDAGFPPLVTPSSQIVGTQAVFNVLMGRYKVLTGEFADLMLGYYGTTIGPRDQQVIEAATKHAKKPAITGRPADLLKPEWDELRAQAMALKGCDGTDEDVLTFAMFPQVAAKFFEHRAEGPKSVAKNPAAKTPAADTASKATAAKAGNGKAPVSTRVTYNVKVGDKTHHVVVEPA
- a CDS encoding biotin/lipoyl-containing protein produces the protein MKIKVTIDGKMYEVDVEATEPEQPRPSYVPPLEKARAPLTQVPSTAPPAQKTSETVADESKVCRSPMAGVVVRVSAQVGQQIQANDVLLVLEAMKMETVVTSPRDGKISKVNVNAGDPVQGGQVLVELE